One Chitinophagales bacterium genomic window carries:
- a CDS encoding peptidoglycan synthetase encodes MNIHFIAIGGSVMHNLALCLRSKGYNVSGSDDEIFEPAVSALRKSGLLPEKTGWFPEKIDRHLDAVILGMHAKPDNPELLKALQLGIPVYSFPAYVYEQIKDKTRIVIAGSHGKTTITSMILHVMKKRHLDFDYLVGSRIPGFEHMVKLSHKAPIAVLEGDEYLSSAMDTSPKFLHYRPHIALVSGIAWDHVNVFPTFETYTNQFRHFIESIEPHGTLIFNNEDPHVRQLAINARPDIRKIPYRTPAFEICNHQLYVQVRDRKVPLKIIGKHNLQNLEGARLVCEQLGIRQTDYLHAIADFTGASKRLEVIYQNAQTIFFRDFAHSPSKLRATLQAVKEQYPERRLIACMELHTYSSLNPAFITQYAATMDPADIAVVYYNHHTLELKKIQGITPELIQTAFSKPGLQVFTQKSDLLHFLKSLSWEHTNLLMMSSGNFDGLDVTELIPEKIK; translated from the coding sequence ATGAATATTCACTTTATCGCCATAGGCGGCAGCGTTATGCATAACCTCGCGCTCTGTTTACGCAGTAAGGGATATAATGTTTCCGGTTCGGATGATGAAATTTTTGAACCTGCAGTTTCCGCTCTCAGGAAAAGCGGACTGCTTCCGGAAAAGACCGGATGGTTTCCTGAAAAAATTGACCGACACCTGGATGCTGTTATTCTGGGTATGCATGCCAAGCCAGACAATCCGGAACTTTTAAAGGCTCTACAGCTGGGCATCCCGGTATATTCATTCCCCGCCTATGTATACGAACAGATAAAAGACAAAACCCGGATCGTGATTGCCGGCAGTCACGGCAAAACAACAATCACTTCCATGATCCTGCACGTGATGAAAAAACGGCATCTGGATTTTGATTATCTGGTAGGTTCCCGCATACCGGGCTTTGAACACATGGTTAAGTTAAGTCACAAGGCGCCAATTGCTGTACTGGAAGGCGATGAATATCTCTCATCGGCCATGGACACCAGTCCTAAATTTCTGCATTATCGGCCTCACATAGCTCTTGTCAGCGGAATAGCCTGGGATCATGTGAATGTTTTCCCTACTTTTGAAACCTACACCAATCAGTTTCGCCATTTTATAGAGTCTATTGAACCACATGGCACTCTGATTTTCAATAATGAAGATCCGCATGTGCGCCAGCTGGCAATCAACGCTCGCCCCGACATCCGAAAAATACCTTATCGGACACCAGCTTTTGAAATATGCAACCACCAGCTATATGTGCAGGTTCGGGATCGCAAAGTGCCCTTGAAAATTATCGGGAAACACAACCTTCAGAATCTGGAGGGCGCCAGACTGGTTTGTGAGCAACTTGGCATCAGACAAACAGATTATTTACATGCCATTGCCGACTTTACCGGGGCCTCTAAACGCCTGGAAGTAATCTATCAAAACGCACAAACTATTTTTTTCCGTGATTTTGCTCATTCACCTTCCAAATTACGCGCTACCCTTCAGGCCGTAAAAGAACAATATCCGGAACGAAGACTTATCGCCTGCATGGAATTGCATACATATAGCAGCCTCAACCCGGCATTCATCACCCAGTATGCCGCAACGATGGACCCGGCTGACATCGCTGTCGTTTATTACAATCACCATACCCTTGAATTAAAAAAAATTCAGGGCATCACTCCGGAACTTATTCAAACCGCATTCAGTAAACCAGGCCTGCAGGTTTTTACCCAAAAATCCGATTTGCTGCATTTTCTAAAGTCTCTGTCATGGGAACACACAAACCTGCTTATGATGAGTTCCGGAAACTTTGACGGACTGGATGTAACAGAACTAATTCCCGAAAAAATAAAATAA
- the clpB gene encoding chaperone protein ClpB — MNLNNFTIKAQEAIQKAQQLAFSNRNSAIENAHILKALLLEDENTVDYLLKKVAVNTIILNKKLDESINRLPKVSGEAGTFLSRDANQTFLRAQDYLKEFKDEFVSTEHLLLALVAGNDDIGKLLKEAGATEKDLKAAIKDLRKGSRVTDQNAEATYNALEKYANNLNRMAKEGKLDPVIGRDEEIRRVLHILSRRTKNNPILVGEPGVGKTAIAEGIAHRIVKGDVPENLKTKVIYALDMGALIAGAKYKGEFEERLKAVVKEVTSSNGEIILFIDEIHTLVGAGGGEGAMDAANILKPALARGELRAIGATTLNEYQKYFEKDKALERRFQKVMIDEPSPEDAISILRGLKERYETYHKVRIKDEAIIAAVELSQRYITDRFLPDKAIDLVDEAAAKLRLEMDSLPEELDEIERKIMQLEIEREAIKREKDEEKLKKLNEQIANLSEERNRLRAAWQKEKELVNKIQAKKEEIEQYKLEAEQAERASDYARVAELRYGKIKEAEAELARLEAEFKENESAHRLLKGEVDAEDIAEIVAKWTGIPVTKMLQSEREKLLHIEEELHKRVIGQDEAIQAVSDAIRRSRAGLQNPNRPIGSFIFLGTTGVGKTELAKALANYLFNDDNAMTRIDMSEYQERHAVSRLIGAPPGYVGYEEGGQLTEAVRRKPYSVVLLDEIEKAHPDVFNILLQVLEDGRLTDNKGRVANFKNTIIIMTSNLGSEIIRASFENVPDERIPEVAEKTKVEVLNLLRQTLKPEFLNRVDEIIMFNPLTKEDIRQIVKLQVNELQKLLKNSNVKIELSEYALDWLAKEGFDPQFGARPLKRIIQKELVNELARKMLAGEIKSGDTVLIDEVDGVLFFKKAEKAREEKVTA, encoded by the coding sequence ATGAATCTGAATAATTTCACTATCAAAGCCCAGGAGGCCATTCAAAAGGCCCAGCAGCTGGCTTTCAGCAATCGCAACAGCGCAATTGAGAATGCACATATTCTGAAAGCTTTGTTGCTGGAAGATGAAAACACGGTAGATTATCTGCTGAAAAAAGTAGCCGTCAATACTATTATCTTAAATAAAAAACTGGATGAATCTATTAACCGGCTACCAAAGGTATCTGGAGAAGCGGGAACATTTTTATCCCGGGATGCTAATCAGACCTTTCTTCGTGCACAGGATTATCTGAAGGAATTTAAGGATGAGTTTGTTTCCACCGAGCATCTGTTGCTTGCCCTGGTTGCTGGTAATGATGATATTGGGAAGTTGCTTAAGGAGGCAGGAGCAACGGAGAAAGATCTCAAAGCGGCCATTAAAGATCTGCGCAAGGGATCGCGTGTAACAGATCAAAATGCGGAAGCTACCTATAACGCGCTGGAAAAATATGCCAACAACCTCAACCGTATGGCCAAAGAAGGCAAGCTTGATCCGGTTATTGGCAGAGATGAGGAGATCAGGAGGGTGCTCCACATTCTTTCACGGAGGACAAAAAACAATCCCATCTTAGTGGGTGAACCCGGAGTCGGTAAAACCGCCATTGCAGAGGGAATAGCTCATCGTATTGTAAAAGGAGATGTACCGGAAAATCTGAAGACTAAAGTCATTTATGCACTTGACATGGGGGCACTGATTGCCGGAGCCAAATACAAAGGTGAATTTGAAGAGCGCCTCAAGGCTGTTGTGAAGGAAGTAACCAGCTCCAATGGTGAGATTATTTTGTTTATTGATGAAATACACACGCTGGTGGGAGCCGGAGGAGGCGAGGGAGCTATGGATGCTGCCAACATTCTCAAGCCGGCTCTGGCGCGCGGTGAACTGAGGGCTATAGGAGCTACCACGCTTAACGAATACCAGAAATACTTTGAAAAAGACAAGGCGCTGGAGAGAAGGTTCCAGAAAGTAATGATTGACGAACCCTCTCCCGAAGATGCAATTTCCATTCTCCGCGGGCTTAAGGAAAGGTATGAAACTTATCATAAAGTACGAATCAAGGATGAAGCTATCATAGCGGCTGTAGAGTTATCACAGCGCTACATTACGGATCGTTTCCTGCCTGATAAGGCCATTGACCTGGTGGATGAAGCTGCGGCCAAGTTGCGTCTGGAAATGGATTCGCTTCCAGAAGAACTGGATGAGATAGAAAGAAAAATCATGCAACTGGAGATTGAACGGGAAGCCATCAAGAGAGAAAAGGATGAAGAAAAGCTGAAAAAACTCAATGAGCAAATTGCCAACCTTTCTGAAGAGAGAAACCGCTTGCGGGCTGCTTGGCAAAAAGAAAAGGAACTGGTCAATAAAATCCAGGCTAAAAAAGAAGAAATTGAACAATACAAACTGGAGGCTGAGCAGGCTGAACGGGCAAGCGATTATGCACGTGTAGCTGAACTCCGCTACGGCAAAATAAAAGAAGCCGAAGCAGAACTTGCTCGTCTGGAGGCAGAATTCAAAGAAAATGAATCTGCCCACAGGTTGCTTAAGGGTGAAGTAGATGCCGAAGATATCGCTGAAATTGTAGCCAAGTGGACCGGCATTCCGGTAACGAAGATGCTGCAAAGCGAACGCGAAAAACTGTTACATATAGAAGAAGAGTTGCATAAACGGGTCATCGGCCAAGATGAGGCTATTCAGGCGGTCTCGGATGCTATCCGCAGAAGCCGGGCCGGATTACAAAACCCCAATCGTCCGATAGGCTCTTTCATCTTCCTTGGAACTACTGGAGTGGGCAAAACAGAACTGGCCAAAGCGCTGGCTAATTATCTGTTCAATGATGACAATGCGATGACCCGCATTGATATGTCAGAGTATCAGGAACGCCACGCTGTTTCTCGTTTAATCGGTGCGCCTCCGGGCTATGTGGGTTATGAAGAAGGCGGACAGCTTACCGAAGCCGTCAGAAGAAAGCCTTATTCAGTGGTTTTACTGGATGAAATTGAAAAAGCCCATCCGGACGTTTTCAATATCCTGTTGCAGGTGCTGGAAGATGGTCGTCTGACGGATAACAAAGGTCGTGTAGCCAATTTTAAGAACACCATAATTATCATGACTTCTAACCTGGGTTCTGAAATCATCCGGGCAAGCTTTGAGAATGTGCCCGATGAAAGGATTCCGGAAGTAGCCGAAAAAACGAAGGTGGAAGTATTGAACCTGCTCAGACAAACGCTGAAGCCGGAGTTTCTCAACCGCGTGGATGAAATAATTATGTTCAATCCGCTGACAAAAGAAGATATCCGGCAGATCGTGAAGCTGCAGGTTAACGAACTGCAAAAACTGCTCAAAAACAGCAATGTGAAGATTGAGCTTAGTGAATATGCGCTTGATTGGCTGGCAAAAGAAGGTTTTGATCCGCAATTTGGTGCGCGTCCGCTGAAGCGAATTATTCAGAAAGAACTCGTGAATGAACTGGCAAGGAAAATGCTTGCCGGAGAAATTAAATCAGGCGATACGGTTTTGATTGATGAAGTGGATGGAGTGCTTTTCTTCAAGAAAGCTGAAAAAGCCCGGGAGGAGAAAGTAACAGCTTGA